A stretch of the Streptomyces sp. NBC_01428 genome encodes the following:
- a CDS encoding nuclear transport factor 2 family protein encodes MSERNPAVEAAVEGELRLLDPEVRRSADLVGALLHPDFYEFGSSGHIWDRASIIAALAAETETGGHSTTSRMKGVQLAEDLVHLTFDTDNNGRRAHRSSLWRRSGDGWLLYFHQGTPFGATEA; translated from the coding sequence GTGTCTGAGCGCAACCCCGCCGTCGAGGCCGCCGTCGAGGGCGAACTGCGCCTGCTCGACCCCGAGGTCCGCCGCTCCGCCGACCTCGTCGGCGCCCTGCTGCACCCCGACTTCTACGAGTTCGGCTCGTCCGGCCACATCTGGGACCGCGCCTCGATCATCGCGGCCCTGGCCGCCGAGACGGAGACCGGCGGCCACAGCACCACCTCCCGCATGAAGGGCGTCCAGCTCGCCGAGGACCTCGTGCACCTGACGTTCGACACCGACAACAACGGCCGCCGCGCGCACCGGAGTTCGCTGTGGCGGCGCTCCGGCGACGGCTGGCTGCTCTACTTCCACCAGGGCACCCCCTTCGGCGCCACCGAGGCCTGA
- a CDS encoding phosphotransferase enzyme family protein, which yields MDEARARDVLAAADVLPGPARDATLLALGENAVFAAGDLVVKVGRDAELLDRARWELDIAGWLAASEVPAVRAAEPAPLLVDGHPVTVWHRLPDAVRPAEPRDLAELLRIVHALPSPGFALPPRELLGGVERWLRLAGDAIDPADAAYLRERRDGFASAAAALTPHLPPGPIHGDALPRNVHVGPDGPVLVDLETFSADLREHDLVVMALSRDRYGLPAEAYDAFTGAYGWDVRAWEGCSVLRGARETASCAWVAQHAPANPKARAEFARRVASLRDGDETVRWYPF from the coding sequence ATGGACGAGGCACGGGCGCGGGACGTACTGGCCGCGGCGGACGTACTGCCGGGGCCGGCGCGGGACGCGACGCTCCTCGCGCTCGGCGAGAACGCGGTGTTCGCCGCGGGCGACCTGGTCGTGAAGGTCGGCCGGGACGCCGAACTCCTCGACCGCGCACGGTGGGAACTGGACATCGCCGGCTGGCTCGCCGCGTCGGAGGTTCCCGCCGTGCGGGCCGCCGAGCCGGCGCCGCTGCTGGTCGACGGGCATCCGGTGACGGTGTGGCACCGGCTGCCCGATGCCGTACGCCCCGCCGAGCCCCGCGATCTGGCCGAGCTGCTGCGGATCGTGCACGCGCTGCCCTCTCCCGGCTTCGCCCTGCCGCCCCGCGAACTCCTCGGCGGTGTGGAGCGCTGGCTGCGCCTGGCGGGCGACGCGATCGATCCCGCCGACGCCGCGTACCTGCGGGAACGACGCGACGGTTTCGCCTCGGCCGCCGCCGCGCTCACCCCGCATCTGCCGCCGGGCCCGATCCACGGCGACGCGCTGCCCCGCAACGTCCATGTCGGCCCGGACGGACCGGTGCTGGTCGACCTGGAGACCTTCTCGGCGGATCTGCGCGAGCACGACCTCGTGGTCATGGCGCTCTCCCGCGACCGCTACGGACTTCCGGCCGAGGCGTACGACGCGTTCACCGGGGCCTACGGCTGGGACGTCCGGGCGTGGGAGGGCTGCTCGGTGCTGCGGGGTGCCCGGGAGACCGCCAGTTGCGCCTGGGTCGCCCAGCACGCGCCGGCCAATCCCAAGGCGCGGGCCGAGTTCGCACGCCGGGTCGCTTCGCTGCGGGACGGGGACGAGACCGTGCGCTGGTATCCCTTCTGA
- a CDS encoding CDP-alcohol phosphatidyltransferase family protein, whose protein sequence is MRSTRRDIPHLAEVRRITEKKRDAWWTVLLVDPVATPLVRQLALRTRVTPNQITWGAFLLGLASAACFALGDWRWLVAGAVIYHVSFIFDCMDGKLARLTGQGSVFGAWLDFVFDRIRVAVCAVALMGGQYERTGETLYIWLALAVVGLDTLRYINSLEIFKIRHSMRKQIKSRMREARRAENQAELSFMEDLLRDNPEADIEQDMTRAEEAANAAAKGDETAEEAPVETLAGPVAVAPARVIDLQQEFRRRFPTYLRLRSFLLRHRIRAHLVSGIEFQMGVFMIGPLLDSVMGATIVSGVLLLVFELAIIYKLLLSTRDFTRTIDSFERDAVAKAA, encoded by the coding sequence ATGCGATCCACACGCCGAGACATACCGCACCTCGCCGAGGTACGCCGCATCACGGAGAAGAAGCGCGACGCCTGGTGGACGGTGCTGCTCGTCGATCCGGTCGCCACGCCCCTGGTGCGGCAGCTCGCCCTGCGGACGAGGGTCACGCCGAACCAGATCACCTGGGGCGCCTTCCTCCTCGGACTGGCCTCGGCGGCCTGCTTCGCGCTCGGCGACTGGCGCTGGCTCGTCGCGGGCGCGGTCATCTACCACGTGAGCTTCATCTTCGACTGCATGGACGGCAAGCTCGCCCGGCTGACCGGCCAGGGCTCGGTGTTCGGCGCCTGGCTCGACTTCGTCTTCGACCGCATCCGGGTGGCCGTGTGCGCGGTGGCGCTGATGGGCGGCCAGTACGAGCGCACGGGGGAGACGCTGTACATCTGGCTGGCGCTCGCCGTCGTCGGCCTCGACACCCTGCGCTACATCAACTCCCTGGAGATCTTCAAGATCCGCCACTCGATGCGGAAGCAGATCAAGTCCAGGATGCGGGAGGCCCGCCGCGCGGAGAACCAGGCCGAACTGAGCTTCATGGAGGACCTGCTCCGCGACAACCCCGAGGCCGACATCGAGCAGGACATGACGAGGGCCGAGGAAGCGGCCAACGCCGCGGCGAAGGGGGACGAGACGGCGGAAGAGGCGCCGGTCGAGACCCTGGCCGGCCCGGTGGCCGTCGCCCCGGCCCGTGTCATCGACCTCCAGCAGGAGTTCCGCCGGCGGTTCCCGACGTATCTGCGGCTGCGGTCGTTCCTGCTCCGGCACCGGATTCGCGCCCACCTGGTGAGCGGCATCGAATTCCAGATGGGTGTCTTCATGATCGGCCCACTGCTCGACTCCGTCATGGGGGCGACCATCGTCTCCGGAGTGCTGCTCCTCGTCTTCGAACTCGCCATCATCTACAAGCTCCTGCTGTCCACCCGGGACTTCACGCGCACGATCGACTCCTTCGAGCGTGACGCGGTGGCCAAGGCCGCCTGA
- a CDS encoding DUF1697 domain-containing protein: MTTTYAALLRGINVGGAKKVPMAELRTLMEELGHGDVRTYLQSGNAAFSSAHGDEESLAAELSAAIEQRFGFDVGVLVRDHRYLKAVREACPFPAAELQAKQLHVTYFSDPVDAERFASVEPAAFLPEEFRLGDRALYLYAPDGLGRSKLADVLARPRLLKGVLATTRNWNTVVKMEELTGV; this comes from the coding sequence ATGACGACGACGTACGCGGCGCTGTTGCGCGGCATCAATGTGGGTGGCGCGAAGAAGGTGCCGATGGCCGAGCTGCGCACCCTGATGGAGGAACTCGGGCACGGCGACGTCCGTACGTATCTGCAGAGCGGGAACGCCGCGTTCAGCAGCGCGCACGGTGACGAGGAGAGCCTCGCCGCCGAGCTGTCCGCGGCCATCGAGCAGCGGTTCGGGTTCGACGTCGGCGTCCTCGTCCGCGACCACCGCTATCTGAAGGCCGTACGGGAGGCGTGCCCCTTCCCCGCCGCCGAGCTGCAGGCCAAGCAGCTGCACGTCACCTACTTCTCGGACCCCGTCGACGCCGAACGCTTCGCCTCCGTCGAACCCGCGGCCTTCCTCCCCGAGGAGTTCCGCCTCGGCGACCGCGCGCTGTACCTGTACGCGCCCGACGGCCTCGGCCGGTCCAAGCTCGCGGACGTGCTGGCCAGGCCCCGGCTGCTCAAGGGCGTCCTCGCCACCACGCGGAACTGGAACACCGTCGTCAAGATGGAGGAGCTCACCGGTGTCTGA
- a CDS encoding ABC transporter substrate-binding protein produces MRTRLLTVLTVLGLLLTACTDGDGGRSHGVITLRFQSLAWQQDSVTANKELVKEWNATHPGIKVEYVQGSWDSVHDQLLTSFEGGEAPDIIHDASDDLADFAYGGYLADLRGLLPARLKSGIPQRSWEAATFGDGVYGVPFLQEPRVLVANSRLLKASGVRVPTPDRPWSWDEFRSVARKLTGKGAYGVAWPLKEPVSATLNLSLSTGGRLFHRGADGKVTVRFGDADAVVPRTVRDQVATDHSASGTTLGMGGSDTLPGFFGGKYAMVPLGFSYRQQIAQQAPKGFDWQVLPAPAGADGLTQGVSPQTLSIAEDSPHKKEAAAFLDFLLRPKNMVRLALGDWMLPTGTQALRDPALHTAKDDWATGTALADRLRPAPAQSVRGYPEWKDKVATPAFQEYYSGAIGLRELRERLERDGNLVLARYQR; encoded by the coding sequence ATGCGCACACGGCTCCTGACGGTTCTCACCGTCCTCGGTCTGCTCCTCACCGCCTGCACGGACGGCGACGGCGGCCGTTCGCACGGCGTGATCACCCTGCGCTTCCAGTCGCTGGCCTGGCAGCAGGACTCCGTCACGGCCAACAAGGAGCTGGTGAAGGAGTGGAACGCGACCCATCCCGGCATCAAGGTCGAATATGTGCAGGGCAGTTGGGACAGCGTCCACGACCAGCTGCTCACCTCGTTCGAGGGCGGCGAGGCCCCCGACATCATCCACGACGCCTCGGACGACCTGGCCGACTTCGCGTACGGCGGCTATCTCGCCGACCTGCGGGGGCTGTTGCCCGCCCGGCTGAAGTCGGGTATCCCGCAGCGGAGTTGGGAGGCCGCCACCTTCGGCGACGGTGTCTACGGCGTGCCCTTCCTCCAGGAGCCGCGTGTCCTCGTCGCCAACTCCCGTCTGCTGAAGGCGTCCGGCGTGCGCGTGCCCACTCCGGACAGGCCCTGGAGCTGGGACGAGTTCCGCTCGGTGGCGAGGAAGCTCACCGGGAAGGGCGCGTACGGCGTCGCGTGGCCGCTGAAGGAACCGGTCTCGGCGACGCTCAACCTCTCCCTCTCGACGGGCGGCCGGCTCTTCCACCGGGGCGCGGACGGCAAGGTGACCGTGCGGTTCGGGGACGCCGACGCCGTGGTGCCGCGGACCGTGCGCGATCAGGTGGCCACCGACCACAGCGCGTCGGGCACCACGCTCGGCATGGGCGGATCCGACACGCTGCCCGGCTTCTTCGGCGGCAAGTACGCGATGGTCCCCCTCGGCTTCTCCTACCGTCAGCAGATCGCGCAGCAGGCACCGAAGGGCTTCGACTGGCAGGTGCTGCCCGCGCCCGCCGGAGCGGACGGGCTCACCCAGGGCGTCAGCCCGCAGACGCTCTCCATCGCCGAGGACAGCCCGCACAAGAAGGAGGCCGCCGCGTTCCTCGACTTCCTGCTGCGGCCGAAGAACATGGTGCGGCTCGCCCTCGGCGACTGGATGCTGCCCACCGGTACACAGGCGCTGCGCGATCCGGCCCTGCACACCGCCAAGGACGACTGGGCCACCGGCACCGCGCTCGCGGACCGGCTGCGCCCGGCGCCCGCCCAGTCCGTGCGCGGCTATCCCGAGTGGAAGGACAAGGTGGCGACCCCCGCGTTCCAGGAGTACTACAGCGGCGCGATCGGACTCCGTGAACTGCGCGAGCGGCTGGAGAGGGACGGGAATCTGGTGCTGGCCCGCTACCAGCGCTGA
- a CDS encoding carbohydrate ABC transporter permease: MTLTAGAERSARGTPRATGREGGPVDHGAWFLVLPALIPILVLSVGPLLYGIGLAFTDSQSGRTAPTRWVGTLNFQDLLHDTLFWESFRIGLVWAVGVTVPQFLLALGLALLLSQDLRLRWLARALAIVPWAMPEVVVGIMWRLVYNPDAGILNETLRDLGLGDGRDWLSGLSTALPAVVVVGVWAGMPQTTVALLAGLQNTPRELHEAAAMDGAGAWRRFLTVTWPALRPVALAITALNFIWNFNSFALVYVLTNGGPGGRTRLPMLFAYEEAFRYGQFGYAAAMGCVMVAVISVILALRLVATLRGGDDT; encoded by the coding sequence GTGACCTTGACGGCCGGGGCGGAGCGGTCCGCGCGGGGAACGCCCCGCGCCACGGGCCGGGAGGGCGGGCCCGTCGATCACGGCGCCTGGTTCCTGGTGCTGCCCGCGCTCATCCCCATCCTGGTGCTCAGCGTCGGACCGCTGCTGTACGGGATCGGGCTCGCGTTCACCGACTCCCAGTCCGGGCGGACGGCGCCCACGCGGTGGGTCGGCACGCTGAACTTCCAGGACCTGCTGCACGACACCCTGTTCTGGGAGTCGTTCCGGATCGGCCTGGTGTGGGCGGTCGGGGTGACCGTCCCGCAGTTCCTCCTCGCGCTCGGGCTCGCCCTGCTGCTCAGCCAGGACCTCCGGCTGCGCTGGCTGGCCCGCGCCCTCGCGATCGTCCCCTGGGCCATGCCCGAGGTCGTCGTCGGCATCATGTGGCGGCTCGTCTACAACCCGGACGCGGGCATCCTCAACGAGACCCTGCGCGACCTCGGTCTCGGTGACGGCCGCGACTGGCTGAGCGGACTCTCCACCGCGCTCCCCGCGGTCGTCGTCGTCGGTGTCTGGGCGGGTATGCCGCAGACGACGGTCGCGCTGCTCGCCGGACTGCAGAACACCCCGCGCGAACTGCACGAGGCCGCCGCGATGGACGGCGCGGGCGCCTGGCGCCGCTTCCTCACGGTCACCTGGCCCGCGCTGCGACCGGTCGCCCTGGCGATCACCGCGCTCAACTTCATCTGGAACTTCAACTCGTTCGCCCTGGTCTACGTGCTGACCAACGGCGGTCCGGGCGGGCGGACGCGCCTGCCGATGCTCTTCGCCTACGAAGAGGCGTTCCGCTACGGGCAGTTCGGCTACGCGGCGGCGATGGGCTGTGTGATGGTCGCGGTGATCTCGGTGATCCTCGCCCTGCGGCTCGTGGCCACGCTCAGGGGAGGCGACGACACGTGA
- a CDS encoding carbohydrate ABC transporter permease, giving the protein MRTRKGARAGQYAALLCYLVFLAFPFLWLISTAFKPARELASLHPTWIPHDPTLANFRQAFDEQPLVRAALNSLTAALGASLIAVVIATPMAYVIARHRTPLAKAATGWVVVSQAFPFVLVIIPLFLVLKNLRLIDSMTGLIMVYVVWALPFALWMLVGYVRAVPTELEEAAAVDGAGRVRTLVSVTAPLLAPGIVATALFAFISAWNEFFFALVLLKTPEKQTLPVVLTHFIGAEGVADLGPLAAAAFLATLPSLVVFALIQKRITGGMLAGAVKS; this is encoded by the coding sequence GTGAGGACCCGCAAAGGAGCCCGTGCCGGCCAGTACGCGGCACTGCTCTGCTATCTCGTCTTTCTCGCCTTCCCCTTCCTGTGGCTGATCTCCACGGCCTTCAAGCCGGCGCGGGAGCTGGCGAGTCTGCACCCCACCTGGATCCCTCACGACCCGACGCTCGCCAACTTCCGGCAGGCCTTCGACGAGCAGCCGCTGGTGCGCGCGGCCCTCAACTCGCTGACCGCTGCACTCGGCGCGTCCCTGATCGCGGTGGTGATCGCGACGCCGATGGCGTACGTCATCGCGCGGCACCGCACCCCGCTCGCGAAGGCCGCCACCGGCTGGGTCGTGGTCAGCCAGGCGTTCCCCTTCGTCCTGGTGATCATCCCGCTGTTCCTCGTGCTGAAGAACCTGCGGCTCATCGACTCGATGACGGGGCTGATCATGGTGTACGTGGTGTGGGCGCTGCCGTTCGCGCTGTGGATGCTCGTCGGGTACGTACGGGCGGTGCCCACCGAGCTGGAGGAGGCCGCCGCGGTCGACGGCGCCGGCCGCGTGCGCACGCTGGTGTCCGTGACCGCGCCGCTGCTGGCGCCGGGCATCGTGGCGACGGCGCTGTTCGCGTTCATCAGCGCCTGGAACGAGTTCTTCTTCGCGCTGGTCCTGCTCAAGACCCCGGAGAAACAGACGCTCCCGGTCGTCCTGACGCACTTCATCGGCGCGGAGGGCGTCGCGGACCTCGGGCCGCTGGCCGCGGCGGCGTTCCTCGCGACCCTGCCGTCCCTGGTGGTGTTCGCGCTCATCCAGAAGCGGATCACGGGCGGCATGCTCGCCGGGGCGGTGAAGAGCTGA
- a CDS encoding 3'-5' exonuclease, with amino-acid sequence MGWHRELLIGFDLETTGTDPQEARIVTGAVIEVRDGEPRGRREWLADPGVEIPADAVAVHGITNERAAAEGRPADEVAEALADVLTGYWKTGVPVVAYNAAFDLTLLSAELRRHGLPSLRDRLGGSDPAPVIDPYTIDRSVDRYRRGKRNLEAVCTEYGVALDTAHDASADALAAARLACAIADRHPKVASLGPAELHRSQIDWYAAWAADFQSFLRRKGEADAVVDGTWPLRDLAGERV; translated from the coding sequence ATGGGCTGGCACCGGGAGCTGCTGATCGGCTTCGACCTGGAGACGACCGGGACCGATCCGCAGGAGGCGCGCATCGTCACGGGTGCCGTGATCGAGGTCAGGGACGGCGAGCCGAGAGGGCGCCGCGAGTGGCTGGCCGATCCGGGCGTGGAGATCCCGGCCGACGCGGTGGCCGTGCACGGGATCACGAACGAGCGGGCGGCCGCGGAGGGCCGCCCCGCCGACGAGGTCGCCGAAGCGCTCGCCGACGTCCTCACCGGCTACTGGAAGACGGGCGTCCCCGTCGTCGCGTACAACGCCGCCTTCGACCTCACGCTGCTCTCCGCCGAACTGCGGCGCCACGGGCTGCCGTCGCTGCGCGACCGGCTCGGTGGCAGCGACCCGGCGCCGGTCATCGACCCGTACACGATCGACCGCTCCGTCGACCGCTACCGCCGGGGCAAGCGCAACCTGGAAGCCGTCTGCACCGAGTACGGCGTGGCCCTGGACACCGCGCACGACGCCTCGGCCGACGCACTCGCCGCCGCCCGGCTCGCCTGTGCGATAGCCGACCGCCACCCCAAGGTGGCGAGCCTCGGCCCCGCCGAACTGCACCGCAGCCAGATCGACTGGTATGCGGCGTGGGCGGCCGACTTCCAGAGCTTCCTGCGCCGCAAGGGCGAGGCAGACGCCGTGGTGGACGGCACCTGGCCCCTGCGCGACCTGGCCGGCGAACGCGTCTGA
- a CDS encoding MMPL family transporter, with amino-acid sequence MANGHTRVRGIAARAGGWSARHRWAAVGIWVLFVVLAMGLGSAAGRVDVNESDQLKGETHTAAKIIEDAGIEEPASESVLVQAKDAGGKATDSDFRSAVAAVVEAVGATGKVTDVTSPYDTGTISKDGRSALVQFDMRGDSDTAGERVEPVLKAVESVGKDHAGLRIEEIGGASMMKQYDDAFGDDFQKAELSAVPVALGILLIAFGALVAALLPVALAVTAIMATMGLMGVVSHLMPMSDTANSVMLLVGLAVGVDYCLFYLRREREEREAGRDAATALRIAAATSGRAIIVSGVTVCVAMAGMLFTGLAEFEAMGLASLMVVAVAMVGSVTVLPALLSLLGERVEKGRVPFLHRAKRRDADGGRKNRRPAAEGSRFWGAVLRVVLARPAISLVVATGALLAIAAPALGMKTQQLTLDQEFGNSLPIVGTYNRVNDAFPGGSEPAEVVVKARNINAGDVKAALADFRERAVASGASRGPVDIKVHAEHNVAFVYVPLVGGSDQDKAEKSLQLLRDTVRPETLGKVEGVQAPITGQVAGSHDFNDQLIGSVTPVFAFVVVFAFLLMLVSFRSLTIAITSIVLNLLSVAAAYGILVAVFQHGWGASLVGAEGVGAIVAWLPLFLFVILFGLSMDYHVFVVSRIREARLRGRDTKDAIRHGVVTTAGVVTSAAVIMVAVFAIFGTLSMQSMKQMGVGLAAAVLIDATIIRGVLLPAVMALLGERNWYLPKWLNRMPDLTHDEAADAVAPTPPSAAVEGERVGA; translated from the coding sequence ATGGCAAACGGACACACACGGGTGCGGGGCATCGCCGCCCGGGCAGGCGGCTGGAGCGCCCGGCACCGATGGGCGGCCGTCGGGATCTGGGTGCTGTTCGTCGTCCTGGCGATGGGCCTCGGCTCGGCGGCGGGCCGTGTCGACGTCAACGAGAGCGACCAGCTCAAGGGCGAGACGCACACCGCCGCCAAGATCATCGAGGACGCGGGCATCGAGGAGCCGGCGAGCGAGTCGGTGCTGGTGCAGGCGAAGGACGCGGGCGGCAAGGCCACCGACTCCGACTTCAGGAGCGCGGTCGCCGCCGTGGTCGAGGCCGTCGGCGCCACCGGGAAGGTCACCGACGTGACCTCGCCGTACGACACCGGGACGATCTCCAAGGACGGCCGCAGCGCGCTCGTGCAGTTCGACATGCGCGGTGACTCCGACACGGCGGGCGAGCGCGTCGAACCCGTGCTCAAGGCCGTCGAGAGCGTCGGTAAGGACCACGCCGGGCTGCGGATCGAGGAGATCGGCGGCGCGAGCATGATGAAGCAGTACGACGACGCGTTCGGCGACGACTTCCAGAAGGCCGAACTGTCCGCCGTGCCGGTGGCGCTGGGCATCCTGCTCATCGCGTTCGGCGCGCTGGTGGCGGCGCTGCTCCCGGTCGCGCTCGCGGTCACCGCCATCATGGCGACGATGGGCCTCATGGGGGTCGTCAGCCATCTGATGCCGATGAGCGACACGGCCAACTCCGTGATGCTGCTGGTGGGTCTGGCCGTCGGCGTCGACTACTGCCTGTTCTACCTGCGGCGTGAGCGCGAGGAGCGCGAGGCCGGACGGGACGCCGCGACCGCCCTGCGGATCGCCGCCGCGACCAGTGGCCGCGCCATCATCGTCTCCGGTGTCACGGTGTGCGTGGCGATGGCGGGCATGCTCTTCACCGGGCTCGCCGAGTTCGAGGCGATGGGCCTGGCCTCGCTGATGGTCGTGGCGGTCGCCATGGTCGGCTCGGTCACCGTGCTGCCCGCACTGCTCTCCCTGCTCGGCGAGCGCGTCGAGAAGGGCCGTGTGCCGTTCCTGCACCGGGCCAAGCGCCGTGACGCCGACGGAGGCCGGAAGAACCGTCGTCCGGCGGCCGAGGGCAGCCGGTTCTGGGGCGCGGTCCTGCGGGTCGTGCTCGCCAGGCCCGCGATCTCCCTCGTGGTCGCGACGGGCGCCCTGCTCGCCATCGCGGCGCCGGCCCTCGGCATGAAGACCCAGCAGCTCACCCTGGACCAGGAGTTCGGCAACTCGCTGCCGATCGTGGGCACCTACAACCGGGTCAACGACGCCTTCCCGGGCGGTTCCGAGCCCGCCGAGGTGGTCGTCAAGGCGCGGAACATCAACGCCGGCGACGTGAAGGCGGCACTCGCCGACTTCCGTGAGCGGGCGGTCGCCTCGGGCGCCTCACGCGGGCCGGTCGACATCAAGGTGCACGCCGAGCACAACGTGGCCTTCGTGTACGTACCGCTGGTCGGCGGCTCCGACCAGGACAAGGCGGAGAAGAGCCTGCAACTGCTGCGGGACACGGTGCGGCCCGAGACGCTGGGCAAGGTCGAGGGCGTCCAGGCGCCGATCACCGGACAGGTCGCGGGGTCGCACGACTTCAACGACCAGCTGATCGGCTCGGTGACGCCGGTCTTCGCCTTCGTGGTCGTCTTCGCCTTCCTGCTGATGCTCGTCTCCTTCCGTTCGCTGACGATCGCGATCACCTCGATCGTGCTCAACCTCCTGTCGGTGGCCGCCGCGTACGGAATCCTGGTCGCCGTCTTCCAGCACGGCTGGGGCGCCTCCCTGGTGGGGGCGGAGGGCGTCGGCGCCATCGTGGCCTGGCTGCCGCTGTTCCTCTTCGTGATCCTCTTCGGGCTCTCGATGGACTACCACGTGTTCGTGGTCTCCCGGATCCGTGAGGCACGGCTGCGGGGCCGCGACACCAAGGACGCGATCCGGCACGGGGTGGTCACCACCGCGGGCGTGGTCACCAGCGCCGCCGTCATCATGGTCGCCGTCTTCGCGATCTTCGGGACCCTGTCGATGCAGTCCATGAAGCAGATGGGCGTGGGCCTGGCGGCCGCGGTGCTCATCGACGCGACGATCATCCGGGGCGTCCTGCTCCCCGCGGTGATGGCGCTGCTCGGCGAGCGCAACTGGTACCTGCCGAAGTGGCTGAACCGGATGCCCGACCTGACCCACGACGAGGCGGCCGACGCGGTCGCACCGACCCCGCCGTCGGCGGCGGTGGAGGGCGAGCGGGTGGGGGCCTGA
- the mgt gene encoding macrolide-inactivating glycosyltransferase, translating into MTSRPAHIAMFSIAAHGHVNPSIEVIRELVARGHRVTYAIPPAFADKVAETGAEPKLWNSTLPTDDDPDAWGTELIDHIEPFLADALQAEPQLAAAYAGDEPDLVLYDITAYPARVLAHRWGVPLVQLSPSMVAWEGYDEEVGKPLFEPLKQTPRGKAFYETFAGWIAGNGMDLSVEDFMGRPDRCLVLMPRALQPNADRVDEERYTFVGACQGDRSAQGEWRRPAGAGRVLLVSLGSSFTKQPAFYRACAEAFGDLRDWHVVLQIGTFVDPAELGELPDNVEVHSWVPQLSVLRQADAFITHAGSGGSQEGLATATPMVAVPQAADQFGNADMLQALGVARHLPASEASAAALREAVLAVADDPAVARRLKEIQEGMAGEGGAGRAADLVEAHLRR; encoded by the coding sequence ATGACCAGCCGACCTGCCCATATCGCCATGTTCTCCATCGCCGCGCACGGCCATGTGAACCCGAGCATCGAGGTGATCAGGGAACTCGTCGCCCGTGGCCACCGGGTCACGTACGCGATCCCGCCCGCGTTCGCCGACAAGGTCGCGGAGACGGGCGCCGAACCGAAGCTGTGGAACTCGACCCTGCCCACCGACGACGACCCGGACGCGTGGGGGACCGAACTGATCGACCACATCGAGCCGTTCCTCGCCGACGCCCTCCAGGCCGAACCGCAGCTCGCGGCGGCGTACGCGGGGGACGAGCCGGACCTCGTGCTGTACGACATCACCGCCTATCCGGCCCGCGTGCTCGCCCACCGCTGGGGCGTCCCCCTCGTGCAGCTCTCGCCGAGCATGGTGGCCTGGGAGGGGTACGACGAGGAGGTCGGCAAGCCCCTGTTCGAGCCGCTCAAGCAGACCCCGCGCGGCAAGGCCTTCTACGAGACCTTCGCCGGCTGGATCGCCGGGAACGGCATGGACCTGAGCGTCGAGGACTTCATGGGCCGCCCCGACCGCTGCCTGGTGCTGATGCCGCGAGCCCTGCAGCCCAACGCCGACCGGGTCGACGAGGAGCGCTACACCTTCGTCGGCGCCTGCCAGGGCGACCGCTCGGCACAGGGGGAGTGGCGGCGTCCCGCCGGTGCCGGACGGGTGCTGCTCGTGTCCCTGGGCTCCAGCTTCACCAAGCAGCCCGCCTTCTACCGCGCGTGCGCGGAGGCGTTCGGGGACCTGCGGGACTGGCATGTCGTCCTGCAGATCGGCACGTTCGTCGACCCCGCGGAGCTGGGCGAGCTGCCGGACAACGTGGAGGTCCACTCCTGGGTGCCGCAGCTGTCCGTCCTGCGCCAGGCCGACGCGTTCATCACCCACGCCGGCTCGGGCGGGAGCCAGGAGGGCCTCGCCACCGCCACGCCGATGGTCGCCGTACCGCAGGCGGCCGACCAGTTCGGCAACGCCGACATGCTCCAGGCGCTCGGCGTGGCCCGCCACCTCCCGGCGTCCGAGGCGTCGGCCGCGGCGCTGCGGGAGGCGGTCCTCGCGGTGGCCGACGATCCCGCGGTGGCGCGGCGGCTCAAGGAGATCCAGGAAGGGATGGCGGGGGAGGGCGGTGCCGGCAGGGCGGCGGATCTCGTCGAGGCGCACCTGCGCCGCTGA